The genome window GCGCCGCCGCGTCAGCAGCTGCGCCACCACTTCTGGGTCGAGGGCGGTCCCACCTGCGGCGACGGCGTCGAGCGCACCGGTCAGGGCGTCGAGGTCGGCCACGCGGTCCTTGAGGAGGTAGGCCACACCCCCGCGCCCGTCGCCGAGGAGGTCGGCGGCGTAGGAGGCCTCCACGTACTGCGAGAGCACCACCACCGCCAGGCCCGGGTGGCGCCGCCGGGCCTCGACGGCGGCGCGCAGACCGTCGTCGGTGTGGCCGGGCGGCATCCTCACGTCGACGACGGCGACGTCGGGTCCGTGCTGGGCGACGGCGTCCAGCAGCGACGGCGCGTCACCGACGGCGGCGACCACCTCGTGCCCCGCCTCGGCGAGCAACCGCACGAGCCCCTCGCGCAGCAGCACCGAGTCCTCCGCGACGACCACCCTCACGCCGCCGATGCTCCCAGACCCCCCGGACACCCCTGCGTGATCATGGGCGTTGTGCACACTCAGCTGCGCACAACGCCCATGATCACGGGTGGTGGGGTCAGGGGAGCGGGAGGCGGGCCTCCACCACGGTCGGGCCGCCGGCGGGGCTCGCCACGGTCAGCGCG of Quadrisphaera sp. RL12-1S contains these proteins:
- a CDS encoding response regulator; its protein translation is MRVVVAEDSVLLREGLVRLLAEAGHEVVAAVGDAPSLLDAVAQHGPDVAVVDVRMPPGHTDDGLRAAVEARRRHPGLAVVVLSQYVEASYAADLLGDGRGGVAYLLKDRVADLDALTGALDAVAAGGTALDPEVVAQLLTRRRTGDPLASLTPREREVLALVAEGRSNAAIRDALVVSEGAVEKHVASIFAKLGLPPSTADHRRVLAAVTYLRATGA